The Pseudomonadota bacterium nucleotide sequence CGCGCGCGACCAGAAGAGAGATGCGTACTTTCGTGAGCGGGGCTACCGGGTCTTGCGCCTTTGGAACGCGGATATCTTGAAGAACATCGAAGGCGCACTGACTGTCATCGAGCACGCAATGGAAGGGCGGGATTGTGATCAGTAACCGCGCCAGGCCCCCTCACCCTCCCATCGCTAACGCGACGGGTCCCTCCCTCTCCCTCCAGGGGAGAGGGCCGCAAAGCCACCACCGCGTCCCCTCTCCCCTTGAGGGAGAGGGACAGGGTGAGGGGTCTATAGAATCAAGGTTCCCTCCGGATGCCTAAGCGCACGGACATAAAGTCGATCCTGATCATCGGGGCCGGGCCTATCATCATCGGCCAGGCGTGCGAGTTCGACTATTCGGGCGCGCAGGCGTGCAAGGCGCTGAAGGAGGAGGGTTACCGGGTGATCCTGGTGAACTCCAACCCCGCCACGATCATGACCGACCCGGGCCTGGCGGACGCGACCTATATCGAGCCGATCACGCCGGAGCTGGTCGCCCGCGTCATCGCCAAGGAAAAGCCAGATGCGCTGCTGCCGACCATGGGCGGCCAGACCGGGCTGAACACCGCGCTGACGCTTGCGCGCGATGGAGTCCTGAAGGAGCACGGCGTCGAGATGATCGGCGCGACGCGCGAGGCCATCGACATGGCCGAGGACCGCGAACTCTTCCGCGACGCCATGGGCCGCATCGGCCTGGAATGCGCCGAGAGCCGGCTGGCCCACAACATCGACGAGGCGACCGAGGCCTTGGAAGCGATCGGCCTGCCGGCGATCATCCGGCCCAGCTTTACCCTGGGCGGCACCGGCGGCGGCATCGCCTATAACCGTGAGCAGTTCTACGACATCGTGCGCCGCGGCATCGAGGCGAGCCCGACCGACGAGGTCCTGGTCGAGGAGTCGATCGTCGGCTGGAAGGAATACGAGATGGAGGTCGTGCGCGACCGCGCCGACAACTGCATCATCGTCTGCTCGATCGAGAACGTCGATCCCATGGGCGTGCACACCGGCGACTCGATCACCGTCGCGCCGTCGCTGACGCTGACCGACAAGGAATACCAGATCATGCGCAACGCCTCGCTGGCGGTGCTGCGCGAGATCGGCGTCGACACCGGCGGCTCAAACGTGCAGTTCGCCGTTAACCCGGCGGACGGGCGCCTGATCGTGATCGAGATGAACCCCAGGGTCTCGCGTTCGTCTGCGCTGGCGTCGAAAGCGACCGGTTTCCCGATCGCCAAGGTCGCCGCCAAACTCGCCGTCGGCTACACGCTGGACGAGATCCAGAACGACATCACCGGCGTCACCCCGGCCTCGTTCGAGCCGAGCATCGACTACATTGTCACCAAGATGCCGCGCTTTACGTTCGAGAAGTTCGCTGGCACCGAACCGCTGCTGACCACATCCATGAAGTCGGTCGGCGAAGCGATGTCGATCGGCCGGTGTTTCGCGGAGTCCCTGCAGAAGGCGTTGCGCTCCATGGAGACCGGGCTGACCGGCCTCAACGAGATCACCTTCGACGACACGTCGAAGGACGGCATCATCGGCGCGCTCGCCAAGCCGACGCCGGACCGTTTGCTGGCGATCGCCCAGGCCATGCGGCACGGGCTGAGCGACGACGAGATCAACGCCATCACCCATTTCGATCCCTGGTATCTCGAGCAGATGCGCGACATCGTCGACGCCGAAGCGGACATCCGCGAGAACGGGCTGCCGACGGACCGTATCGGCCTGCTGCGCTTGAAGAAGCTCGGTTTCTCCGACGCACGGCTAGCCGAACTCTCCAGCCTCGACGAAACCGAGGTCCGCAGGCGCCGGCACGACACCAAGGTGTGGCCGGTCTACAAACGCATCGACACCTGTGCGGCCGAGTTCTCCAGCCAGACGTCCTATATGTACGGCTGCTACGAAGGCGACGGCATCAATGAGCCAGAATGCGAGGCCGCGCCCAGCGACCGCGACAAGGTGATGATCCTGGGCGGCGGCCCGAATCGGATCGGCCAGGGTATCGAGTTCGACTATTGCTGCGTCCACGCCTGCTACGGTCTGGAGGAAGCGGGCATCGAGACCATCATGGTCAACTGCAATCCCGAGACCGTCTCGACCGACTACGACACCTCCGACCGGCTCTATTTCGAACCGCTGACCGCCGAGGACGTGATCGAGATCGCGCGGGTCGAGATGAGCCGTGGCAATCTGAAGGGTGTCATCGTGCAGTTCGGCGGCCAGACGCCGCTGAAGCTGGCCAAGGCGCTGGAAGAGAGCGGCATTCCGATCATCGGCACGTCGCCCGATGCGATCGACCGGGCCGAGGACCGCAAACGCTTCCAGGTTCTGCTCAACGAGCTCGATCTCAAGCAGCCGGAGAACGGCACCTGCATGACGCTGGACGAAGCGCGCGCGGTGACCGAACGCATCGGCTATCCGGTGGTTGTGCGTCCCTCCTATGTGCTGGGCGGCCGCGCCATGGAAATCGTCTATGGCGATGACGGCCTGGAGCGTTATCTGGACCAAGCCGTCGCGTCGTCGGGCGGCAACCCGATCCTGATCGACCGGTTCCTGGATGACGCGATCGAGGTCGATGTCGACGCGCTGGCCGACGGCGAGGATGTGTTTGTCGCCGGCATCCTGCAGCATATCGAAGAGGCCGGCGTGCATTCCGGCGACTCCGCCTGCTCACTCCCGCCTCATTCGCTGAACGGCGATCTGGTCGAGGAGATGCGCCGCCAGACCGTGGCGCTCGCCAAGGCGCTTGGCGTCATCGGATTGATGAACGTGCAGTTCGCCACCAAGGACGGCGAGATCTATCTGCTGGAGGTCAACCCGCGCGCCAGCCGCACGGTACCGTTTGTCGCCAAGACCATTGGCGTGCCGATCGCCAAGATCGCCGCGCGCATCATGGCGGGCGAGAAACTGAAGGACTTCAAGCTTCGGGAACACACGCCCGACCACATGGCGGTCAAGGAAGCGGTCTTCCCGTTCGCCCGCTTCCCCGATGTCGACATCATTCTGGGCCCGGAGATGAAGTCGACCGGCGAGGTCATGGGTCTGGACCGCGACTTCGCCCACGCCTTTGCCAAGGCCCAGCTGGCAGCGGGCAGCACCCTGCCCCAATCCGGCCAGGTCTTCATCTCGGTTAGGGACCGCGACAAGCCGGCGGCCATCGCCATGGCGCGCCAGTTGGTCGAGCTCGGCTTCACGCTGGTCGCGACACGCGGCACGGCGCGGACTCTTGTCGAGGCAGGCCTCGAGGTCGAGACCATCAACAAGGTGTTGGAAGGACCACCCCATATCGTCGATTGGCTGACGGACGACCGCATCGATCTCCTTATCAATACCACCGAGGGCGCCAAGTCGATCGCCGATAGCTTCAGCCTGCGCCGCACAGCGCTGATCAAGCGGCTGCCTTACGCCACCACCATTGCCGGCGCACGGGCCATGGTTCAGGCGATCGCCGCCATGCGCGACGATGCCTTGGACGTGGCGCCGCTGCAGTCCTATTCGGCAATGCCGTACTGAGTTTGTCCGAGCCGCCCAAAGCCCACGCCTGGGTCGTCACCGACGGCATTATCGGCACGGAGAAACAGTGCATCGGGTTGGCCGAACGTGTCGGTCTGCCATTCAACATCAAACGCATCAAGGTCCGCGCCCCATGGCGTTGGCTGCCACCCCAGCTCTGGTTCGCACCACTTGCTGGGCCTGGACCGGAAGGTGATCTGCTTGCACCGCCCTGGCCGGATTTGCTGATCGCGTCGGGCCGTAAATCCGCGGCGCCGGCAAAAGCAATTCGCCGGGCATCCGGCGGCAAGACCTTCACCGTTCAGGTGCAGAACCCGGTGATGGCGCTGGACGAGTTCGACCTGGTCGTGGCGCCGCGTCATGACCGGTTGGAAGGACCGAACGTGATCAGCACGACAGGCTCGCTCCACGGCTTGACGGCCGAGGTTCTGGCACGCGAAGCCGCCCGCTTCACCGACCTCGCGGCGACGCTATCTCGACCAGTCACCGTGGTGCTGGTCGGCGGCGCGAACCGTGTCTACTCGTTTGGCATGGCCGAGGCCGAGGCGCTAGCCGCCAACCTCGCCAAACTTCCCGGCAGCCTGCTGGTGACGACATCTCGGCGCACCGGCGAGGCGCAGACCCGCGCGCTGACCGAAGCCCTGCCGGCGGACCGCACCACGGTTTGGGACGGTACCGGCGACAACCCCTATCCCGGCTGGCTGGGACTGGCGGACGCGATCATCGTGACAGGCGATTCCGTCAACATGGTCACCGAAGCCTGTGCCGCGGGTAAACCGGTCTATGTGGTCGACCTGCCCGGCGGTTCAGCGAAGTTCCAAGCATTTCACCAGATGATGCTGGAAGGCGGCCATGTCCGCCGGTTTGACGGCAGCCTCGACGACTGGTCGCCGGCGCCGCTCGACGACACGGCAGGGGTCGCCGAGACGATCCGTGCCAAACTCATCGCGCGCGGTGTGGATGTTTAGTCGCTTGGCATCACCGGCACGCTCACGGCCACGCATGGCAGTATCTTCGGGGTGGCCTTGGCGAAAACGCCTCTCGGCATTTTGCCCCGGAGGAGGGGGAGTGGACCGGTGCGAGTTACGCGTTAGCGAAACAGTTCGGCAAACCTAGTTCGCGGCGTTGTGCCTGGGCACGTAGCGCCCGTTCACGATGCCGGCGAAGATATCGTTGACCTGGGGATGGGAGACCGGCGCCTGGGTGTCATCAAGCACCAGGTTTTGCTCCGACACATAGGCGACATAGCTGGTCTGCTCGTTCTCGGCCAGCAGATGGTAATAGGGCTGGTCCTTGGACGGCCGGACGTCTTCGGGGATCGACAACCACCATTCCTCGGTGTTCGCGAACACCGGATCGACATCAAAAATCACGCCACGAAACGGGAACACGCGGTGGTGAACGATGTCGCCAATGTGGAACTTTGCGGTTCTCTCAGACATCGGGCGCTCAACGGTTTCTACTTTCATGGTTTTAGCATCGTCAATCGGGCCGAAAAGGGCAAGGTCGCAAAGGTGGGAACCCCGCAATAGCACGAGATCAGACGACGATTACCCTTGGGCGGCCGCATGACATCGTGAGCGCCGCTTTTCAGCCCTAGATTGTTGATTTGGATGGCGATTGGCCTCGTGAGGTGGATAGCCATGTGGATCGATTTGGGCACAACCTGATACAGAGCGGATCGCGATTAATCAGAGCCACGCGGCGGCTCTGATTAATCACGTGAATCCGCTCTCGATTAAGTCGTTAGAGCGGATTCACGCACTCTATCTGGATCGCAAGCGATTCAGATAGAGTGCGATCTGCTCTAAGGGGTCATGGCGGTGCTTTTTGCCGCTCTCCCCTTTTACCGGGCGGAACAAACCTCTACATAAGAGCCGTCATTGAAAGCGCCTGTTGTGGAGGAAATCGTCGATGGCCGAGACCCATCATGCCAAGGTTCTGATCCTGGGTTCGGGCCCGGCCGGCCTGACGGCTGCGATCTATGCCGCGCGAGCGGGGCTGGAGCCGATCTTGGTCCACGGTATCCAACCGGGCGGCCAGATGACGATCACGACGGACGTCGAGAACTATCCCGGTTTCGCCGACGTCATCCAGGGACCCTGGCTGATGGAGCAGATGACCGAGCAGGCGGCCCATGTCGGTACCAAGTTGATCCATGACATCGTGACCGCCGTCGATTTTACGTCGCGACCGTTCAAGGCGACCGGTGATTCCGGCGACACCTATACCGGCGATGTGGTGATTGTCTCAACCGGCGCGCAGGCGAAGTGGTTGGGTCTGGACAGCGAGACCCGGTTCCAGGGCTTCGGCGTTTCGGCGTGCGCGACCTGCGACGGTTTCTTCTTCCGTGACAAACAGGTCGCGGTGGTTGGCGGCGGCAACACAGCCGTCGAAGAAGCGCTCTATCTGACCAACCATGCGTCAAAGGTGACGTTGATCCATCGACGCGACGAGCTGCGCGCCGAGAAGATCCTGCAAGATCGCCTGTTTCGCCATCCCAAGGTGGAGATCCTCTGGGACTCGGTCCTGGACGAAGTCCTGGGCGAAGAAGACCCGTTTGGCGTCACCGGCATTCGTGTGCGCAACGTGAAGTCCGGCGACACGTCGGACATCGCACTCGACGGTGTCTTCATCGCGATCGGCCACCGCCCGAACACGGAGATGTTCAAGGGCTTGCTGGACATGGACAACGAAGGCTATCTGATCACCGCCGCCGACAGTACGGCGACCAACATTCCCGGTGTCTATGCCGCCGGCGATGTGCAGGACAAGATCTATCGCCAGGCGGTAACCGCGGCGGGAACCGGATGCATGGCGGCCTTGGAGGCCGAAAAGTTCATTGCGGCGCTGGAGAGCGCCGAGCAGGTGGCGGCCGAATAGACGTCCACCGAACGGACGTCTGACGGCCCCGCCAGGGGCATGAGGCGGTAACGGATATGGATTGGGACAAGCTGCGTGTGTTCTATCACGTGGCCGAAGCCGGCAGCTTCACGAAAGCCGGCGAGCAGTTGAACCTCTCTCAGTCGGCGGTCAGCCGACAGATCAGCGCCTTGGAGGAGAACCTCCAGGTGACGCTGTTCCATCGCCATGCCCGTGGCCTGATCGTGACCGAACAGGGCGAACTGCTCTATCGCACGGCGCGCGAGGTCTTTGCCCGCATCGCCATGGCGGAGGCGCGCCTGTCCGACAGCAAGGACCGACCCGATGGCCACCTGACGGTGACCGCGACAACCGGCTTTTCAACCATCTGGCTGTTGCCGCGCATCATCGAGTTCATGGACCGCTACCCGGAGATTTCGATCAGCATCCGGGTCGAAGACGGCGAGCTTGACCTGTCGATGCGCGAGGCCGACGTCGCCATCCGCATGACCCGGCCCCAGCAGCCGGACCTGATCCTGCGCCATCTGAAGACCATCCATTTCCACTTCTACGCGGCGCCCAGCTATCTGAAGGAGTGGGGCCGGCCGCGTACCCTTCAGGACCTCGAGAAACATCGGCTGATCGTCTATGACCACGGGCCGCTGGCCGGTGTCGTCAATCCCGATTGGCTGCCCCATTCCTATGGCAATGGACGCCCGCAACGCCGCCCGGCGCTCACCGTCAACAGCATGCTGGGCATGCGCCGCGCTGTCGAAAGCGGCCTGGGCATCGCGATCCTGCCCGACTACGTTCTCGAGGGCTCGGACCGCAAGGTCCGCATCGAGGTCGATGCGCCGCTGCCGACGGCCGAGGCCTACTTTGTTTATCCGGAGGAACAGCGAAACTCGAAGCGCATCACGGCGTTTCGTGACTTTCTGCTCGAAAAGGTTGCGACAAGTCAGTTTTAACCATTCAATATCAATGGGTTAACTTGTCATGCGTTTTTTGCATATCTGGGTTGCTTAACCGTAATTGGAAGATTGTATAACCAATTACTAGATATATTGGTGACACGGTCAGATTGCCCGACAACGGCAGTTGGATCGACGGATGCCCCCCGATCGATGAAGCGTGTCAAACCAGGTTTCGACCTGGACGGGACCCTTTGAGGTTCCGGCGTCTCCCAGACGTGAAGCCTCCCTAACGACACTCGGGCCGGATTACCCAATCCGGCCCGTTTTTCTTGGGCGGGTCGTCTTTGGGAAAAGCCGCCAAACGGTTCTGCCCAACTCCGTGAAGCCGCTCACCATCTAAGAATAGAGTGGATTCACCCGTTTTGACGTCATCGCCAAGCGATCCCGTTCAAACGGGATCTGCTCTTATGACACTACTATGTCGCCAGACGCACCGTTTGTGCATGGCTGGGTTGCCAATCTGTTTATTGTGCAGCGCATCATCGGTTCCTAAATTCTCCTCTGACACAAGCGGAGTTACCTCCGCCCTTCGAGACGGATGCCCCCCGATCGAAAGCGTGTCATTCCAGGCTCTGCCTGGACGGGATCTTCTAGGTCCCGACGTCTCCCAGACGTGAAGCCTCCCTTATAGACTGGCCCGGATCCTCGGATCCGGGCCTCTTTTTTTGGTGCTTTCCGTCGGAGATCGGCACCGGCCCGCTCCCCTCCGTCCGGAGCAAAACGCCGAGACGCGTATTCGCAGATGCCACCCATGGCAGCATCCCTGGGGTGGCGGGGTGAGGGAGTGGGCTGGCGATGACAGCAAAAGAGAGAGTTCCGACTACATGTAAAGCGGTTCGTCTTCCAAACCTTCATAGAGGTAAGAGACGTACATGCCGTAGCCGTTGTAAAGCTCAGTTGGGATCCGCTCGTCGGTGCCAATCACGCGCTCGGTCGCCTGGCTCCAGCGCGGATGGTCGACCTCCGGGTTCACGTTGGCCCAGAAGCCATACTCGTTATCGATCAGTTCCTGCCAGAACGTCACCGGTCGCTCCTCGGTGAAGCTGATCCTGACGATCGACTTGATCGACTTGAAGCCGTACTTCCAGGGCAGGTGCAGCCGGATCGGCGCGCCGAACTGGTTTGCCATCGGCTGGCCGTAGGCGCCGGTCACCATGAAAGAGAGCTCGTTCTCAGCCTCTTCGATGGTCACACCCTCGGTGTAAGGCCAAGGATACCAGGACTGTTTCTGACCCGGCGCGACTTCCGGGTCATAGAAGGTCTGCATGACCACGTACTTGGCCGAACCCAGCGGGCGCGCAAAGGCGACCAGGTCCTTCATCGGAAAGCCGGTCCACGGCACCACCATGGACCAGGCCTCGACGCAGCGGTGGCGATAGACACGCTCCTCCAGCGTCATGGCGCGGATCAGAGTATCGATGTCGACGGTCTTTTCTTCCTCGACCAGCCCGTCGAACGTGATAGCCCAGGGGCGGCGTGGCAGCGCGTCGGCACGCTGCCAGATTTGCTTGTGGCTGCCGAACTCATAAAAGTTGTTGTAGGTCGAGTTGACCTCTTCATCGGTGATCGGCCGACCGGCCTGATACATCTCGTTGCGCGGAGCGGGATAAAGATCGGCGGTCGGATCGTCGGCGATCTGCGCCGCGACATCATCCATGACCGATGCATCGGCGCCCGACAGCGGCAGCGATGCGGCGCCCGCGATGATCGGCCCGGCGGCAATGGCTTTGGCCAGGGTGCGCCGGTCCATATAGACGGATTCCGGCGTGGCAGCGGATTCAGGAAGTTCCCAGCCGCGTTTCAGCTTAATCAGCATCCCAACACCTTATGTTATCTAGGGCGTCCAGCCTAAATGACGTACTTTTCCTAAGGCTCAAATCAAACCCTATGACGATCAGGTGACCGCCGCACAGGCCCGTTGGATGCGCTGACCGGCTTCCTCAAGCAAATCGGTGGCCGTAGCGTAGCTGATGCGGAAATGGGGCGATTGGCCAAAGGCCGCGCCCTGCACCACCGCGACCCCCTCCTCTTCCAGCAGATAGGTGACGACGTCTTCGTCGGTCTTGAGCTCCGTGCCGCCCGGCGTCTTCTTGCCGATCAGGCCGGCGCAAGAGGGATAAACATAGAACGCGCCCTCCGGCGTCGGACAGCTCATCCCTGTGGACTGGTTCAGCATCGAGACGACGAGATCGCGGCGTTCCTGAAACACCTTGTTGTGCGCGGCGATGAAGTCCTGGGGACCGTTCAGCGCCTCGACCGCCGCGTACTGGCTGACCGAACTGGTGTGCGTCGTCGACTGCGACTGCACCTTGTTCATCGCCTTGATCAGGTCGATCGGACCGGCCGCATAACCGACGCGCCAGCCGGTCATGCAATAGGCCTTGCTGACGCCGTTGGTGGTCAGCGTGCGATCCTTCAGGCCCGGCTCGACCTCGGCCGGCGTGCAGAACTGGAAGCCGTCATAGACGATGTGCTCGTACATGTCGTCGGGCAGAATCAGGATGTTCGGGTGGCGCATCAGGACATCGGTCAGCGCCTTCATCTCGTCCCAGGCGTAGGCCGCGCCCGTCGGGTTCGACGGCGAGTTCAGCATCACCCACTTGGTCTTCGGCGTGATCGCGGCTTCAAGATCCTCCGCGCGCATCTTGAAGCCGTTTTCCGCCGGACACGGCACCGTCACCGGCGTGCCGTCGCACAGCAGCACGATATCGGTGTAGCTGACCCAGTAGGGCGCGGGGATGATGACCTCGTCGCCGGGCTCCAGCGTCGCCACCATGGCGTTATAGATCACCTGCTTGCCGCCGCAGCCGACGGTCACCTGATCGGGCTCGTAGGCAAGTTTGTTGTCGCGCTCGAACTTGGCGCAGATCGCCTCGCGCAGTTCGGGAATGCCGGCGACCGCCGTATAGCGGGTCTTGCCGTCCTTCATCGCCTTGTGCGCGGCCTCGACGATGTTCTCGGGCGTGTCGAAATCGGGCTCGCCCGCGCCCAGGCCGATGACGTCGCGGCCCTGCGCTTTCAGGTCCCGCGCCTTCTGGGTGACGGCGATCGTCGGCGACGGCTTGATGCGGGATAGACGGCTGGCGAGATACGACATCTTCAGGTCCTCAAAGCAGGAAAAGAGCCGTCGCCGGTTCTCGCACCGGCAACGGCCCAACGCAAGCGTTTGTCGGCGCGCTGCCGCGTGCGGCCCCCT carries:
- a CDS encoding LysR family transcriptional regulator; protein product: MDWDKLRVFYHVAEAGSFTKAGEQLNLSQSAVSRQISALEENLQVTLFHRHARGLIVTEQGELLYRTAREVFARIAMAEARLSDSKDRPDGHLTVTATTGFSTIWLLPRIIEFMDRYPEISISIRVEDGELDLSMREADVAIRMTRPQQPDLILRHLKTIHFHFYAAPSYLKEWGRPRTLQDLEKHRLIVYDHGPLAGVVNPDWLPHSYGNGRPQRRPALTVNSMLGMRRAVESGLGIAILPDYVLEGSDRKVRIEVDAPLPTAEAYFVYPEEQRNSKRITAFRDFLLEKVATSQF
- the trxB gene encoding thioredoxin-disulfide reductase; the protein is MAETHHAKVLILGSGPAGLTAAIYAARAGLEPILVHGIQPGGQMTITTDVENYPGFADVIQGPWLMEQMTEQAAHVGTKLIHDIVTAVDFTSRPFKATGDSGDTYTGDVVIVSTGAQAKWLGLDSETRFQGFGVSACATCDGFFFRDKQVAVVGGGNTAVEEALYLTNHASKVTLIHRRDELRAEKILQDRLFRHPKVEILWDSVLDEVLGEEDPFGVTGIRVRNVKSGDTSDIALDGVFIAIGHRPNTEMFKGLLDMDNEGYLITAADSTATNIPGVYAAGDVQDKIYRQAVTAAGTGCMAALEAEKFIAALESAEQVAAE
- the hspQ gene encoding heat shock protein HspQ produces the protein MSERTAKFHIGDIVHHRVFPFRGVIFDVDPVFANTEEWWLSIPEDVRPSKDQPYYHLLAENEQTSYVAYVSEQNLVLDDTQAPVSHPQVNDIFAGIVNGRYVPRHNAAN
- a CDS encoding pyridoxal phosphate-dependent aminotransferase, encoding MSYLASRLSRIKPSPTIAVTQKARDLKAQGRDVIGLGAGEPDFDTPENIVEAAHKAMKDGKTRYTAVAGIPELREAICAKFERDNKLAYEPDQVTVGCGGKQVIYNAMVATLEPGDEVIIPAPYWVSYTDIVLLCDGTPVTVPCPAENGFKMRAEDLEAAITPKTKWVMLNSPSNPTGAAYAWDEMKALTDVLMRHPNILILPDDMYEHIVYDGFQFCTPAEVEPGLKDRTLTTNGVSKAYCMTGWRVGYAAGPIDLIKAMNKVQSQSTTHTSSVSQYAAVEALNGPQDFIAAHNKVFQERRDLVVSMLNQSTGMSCPTPEGAFYVYPSCAGLIGKKTPGGTELKTDEDVVTYLLEEEGVAVVQGAAFGQSPHFRISYATATDLLEEAGQRIQRACAAVT
- the carB gene encoding carbamoyl-phosphate synthase large subunit produces the protein MPKRTDIKSILIIGAGPIIIGQACEFDYSGAQACKALKEEGYRVILVNSNPATIMTDPGLADATYIEPITPELVARVIAKEKPDALLPTMGGQTGLNTALTLARDGVLKEHGVEMIGATREAIDMAEDRELFRDAMGRIGLECAESRLAHNIDEATEALEAIGLPAIIRPSFTLGGTGGGIAYNREQFYDIVRRGIEASPTDEVLVEESIVGWKEYEMEVVRDRADNCIIVCSIENVDPMGVHTGDSITVAPSLTLTDKEYQIMRNASLAVLREIGVDTGGSNVQFAVNPADGRLIVIEMNPRVSRSSALASKATGFPIAKVAAKLAVGYTLDEIQNDITGVTPASFEPSIDYIVTKMPRFTFEKFAGTEPLLTTSMKSVGEAMSIGRCFAESLQKALRSMETGLTGLNEITFDDTSKDGIIGALAKPTPDRLLAIAQAMRHGLSDDEINAITHFDPWYLEQMRDIVDAEADIRENGLPTDRIGLLRLKKLGFSDARLAELSSLDETEVRRRRHDTKVWPVYKRIDTCAAEFSSQTSYMYGCYEGDGINEPECEAAPSDRDKVMILGGGPNRIGQGIEFDYCCVHACYGLEEAGIETIMVNCNPETVSTDYDTSDRLYFEPLTAEDVIEIARVEMSRGNLKGVIVQFGGQTPLKLAKALEESGIPIIGTSPDAIDRAEDRKRFQVLLNELDLKQPENGTCMTLDEARAVTERIGYPVVVRPSYVLGGRAMEIVYGDDGLERYLDQAVASSGGNPILIDRFLDDAIEVDVDALADGEDVFVAGILQHIEEAGVHSGDSACSLPPHSLNGDLVEEMRRQTVALAKALGVIGLMNVQFATKDGEIYLLEVNPRASRTVPFVAKTIGVPIAKIAARIMAGEKLKDFKLREHTPDHMAVKEAVFPFARFPDVDIILGPEMKSTGEVMGLDRDFAHAFAKAQLAAGSTLPQSGQVFISVRDRDKPAAIAMARQLVELGFTLVATRGTARTLVEAGLEVETINKVLEGPPHIVDWLTDDRIDLLINTTEGAKSIADSFSLRRTALIKRLPYATTIAGARAMVQAIAAMRDDALDVAPLQSYSAMPY
- the msrP gene encoding protein-methionine-sulfoxide reductase catalytic subunit MsrP, which translates into the protein MLIKLKRGWELPESAATPESVYMDRRTLAKAIAAGPIIAGAASLPLSGADASVMDDVAAQIADDPTADLYPAPRNEMYQAGRPITDEEVNSTYNNFYEFGSHKQIWQRADALPRRPWAITFDGLVEEEKTVDIDTLIRAMTLEERVYRHRCVEAWSMVVPWTGFPMKDLVAFARPLGSAKYVVMQTFYDPEVAPGQKQSWYPWPYTEGVTIEEAENELSFMVTGAYGQPMANQFGAPIRLHLPWKYGFKSIKSIVRISFTEERPVTFWQELIDNEYGFWANVNPEVDHPRWSQATERVIGTDERIPTELYNGYGMYVSYLYEGLEDEPLYM
- a CDS encoding mitochondrial fission ELM1 family protein, with amino-acid sequence MSEPPKAHAWVVTDGIIGTEKQCIGLAERVGLPFNIKRIKVRAPWRWLPPQLWFAPLAGPGPEGDLLAPPWPDLLIASGRKSAAPAKAIRRASGGKTFTVQVQNPVMALDEFDLVVAPRHDRLEGPNVISTTGSLHGLTAEVLAREAARFTDLAATLSRPVTVVLVGGANRVYSFGMAEAEALAANLAKLPGSLLVTTSRRTGEAQTRALTEALPADRTTVWDGTGDNPYPGWLGLADAIIVTGDSVNMVTEACAAGKPVYVVDLPGGSAKFQAFHQMMLEGGHVRRFDGSLDDWSPAPLDDTAGVAETIRAKLIARGVDV